The nucleotide sequence ACACCATCCCCGGTGCGTTCTCGAAACGCGAGACCGTCGCCTGCGAGGCCAGCCGGTCCCCGTGCCCGGGATTCCGGCCGATGAGCATCTTGTGGATCGGATCGGCGGCGAGTTCATTCGCGTCGTTCCCATCGGGATATCCCAGCGCGATCGCAAACATTCGCTGCTGAACGAGTTCGGGGAGATCGTGAAGGACCTTGCCCGCTTGTCGGCCATCGCGCAGGCACTCCGCCAATTGCTCGCTCAGCCCCCGCTTCTCGTCGATGGCCTTCAGCAACAAGGCTCCGCCGTCGGAGCTGCTGTGCTCCTGGTCGAAGGCCGCCACGACGGGCTTCGAGATCAAGTCGGGAAAGGTGACAGTCTGTGCGGTAGAATCCG is from bacterium and encodes:
- a CDS encoding IS1380 family transposase codes for the protein MKPDSTAQTVTFPDLISKPVVAAFDQEHSSSDGGALLLKAIDEKRGLSEQLAECLRDGRQAGKVLHDLPELVQQRMFAIALGYPDGNDANELAADPIHKMLIGRNPGHGDRLASQATVSRFENAPGMV